A stretch of Pantanalinema sp. DNA encodes these proteins:
- a CDS encoding S8 family serine peptidase, with protein MKLNRHAWLLGALLATSCALRPPGLTPPSPVAGLAPDTPGLAPDGMPDFEQQGLSERNEVIVRFKPGSEGKDIGVPLVRELLLPRTKLFKVDSLEAQAALLRQLREDPDVEYAEPDYTVHAAALPSDPKLGDLWAFTKVNMAGAWGTTLGDAAVKIAVIDTGVNYKHPDLADNCLVAEGFDFQNYDTDPMDDEGHGTHVAGTIAAIANAQGVVGAAPGCKIIPIKALGLKGGASSAVASAIVHAVQKGAKVINLSLGSTTATQTERNAVDYAVGQGVIVVAAAGNSNTTRPSYPAGYPSAISVGATDRDDKRASFSNYGPWVKLAAPGTEILSTDYFSSSTSGNYSIKQGTSMASPLVAGVAALMRSQHADWTVQEIQQALVTTGVALPVPFYTDKTGPSGIKRLDANAALALSSPPSDPAPTIKLLQAVPALGGATLRLEASEPVSVAVEVSESVDFADSRTFNGPSSKASLPVVALDDLKAGTTYYYRVKATDPKGQEASETGLTAPRTLKTLPITYTGISVSGVPVAPGSKVADVYKMLVRWKSSRPTTSKIELSFSPDMSSSGVITDSNRVSDHALTLGSTTPLYPGKKYYYRLSGDDSLGNAVVSPTVGTFTTYPVSYSVKASYTRTSINLEWTSGVALNTWAATASTAAGLPEPEDGSERQTTHAKTFEGLAPGKTYYVRIGGYDANGYPVTLRVFTVPTAR; from the coding sequence ATGAAGCTGAACCGCCACGCATGGTTGCTCGGGGCGCTGCTCGCGACGAGCTGCGCGCTGCGCCCGCCCGGCCTCACCCCCCCCTCGCCGGTCGCCGGCCTCGCGCCCGACACTCCGGGCCTCGCCCCGGACGGCATGCCCGACTTCGAGCAGCAGGGCCTCTCCGAGCGCAACGAGGTCATCGTGCGCTTCAAGCCCGGCAGCGAGGGCAAGGACATCGGCGTTCCCCTCGTGCGGGAGCTGTTGCTGCCGCGTACCAAGCTCTTCAAAGTCGACTCGCTCGAGGCCCAGGCCGCTCTCTTGCGCCAGCTGCGCGAGGACCCCGACGTGGAGTACGCCGAGCCGGACTACACGGTCCACGCGGCGGCCCTGCCCTCGGACCCCAAGCTCGGCGACCTCTGGGCCTTCACCAAGGTGAACATGGCGGGCGCCTGGGGCACGACCCTGGGGGATGCGGCCGTCAAGATCGCCGTCATCGACACCGGGGTCAACTACAAGCATCCCGACCTCGCGGACAACTGCCTGGTCGCCGAGGGCTTCGACTTCCAGAATTACGACACGGATCCCATGGACGACGAGGGGCACGGCACCCACGTGGCCGGCACCATCGCCGCGATCGCCAACGCCCAGGGCGTGGTGGGCGCCGCTCCCGGCTGCAAGATCATCCCCATCAAGGCCCTGGGCCTCAAGGGCGGCGCTTCCTCGGCGGTCGCGAGCGCCATCGTGCACGCCGTCCAGAAGGGCGCCAAGGTCATCAACCTGAGCCTGGGCTCGACCACGGCCACCCAGACCGAGCGCAACGCCGTCGACTACGCCGTCGGCCAGGGCGTCATCGTGGTGGCCGCCGCGGGCAACAGCAACACCACCCGCCCCTCGTACCCGGCGGGCTATCCGAGCGCCATCTCGGTCGGCGCCACCGACCGCGACGACAAGCGCGCCTCGTTCTCCAACTACGGCCCCTGGGTGAAGCTGGCCGCGCCGGGCACCGAGATCCTCTCGACCGACTACTTCTCGTCGAGCACCAGCGGCAACTACTCGATCAAGCAGGGCACCAGCATGGCGAGCCCCCTGGTGGCCGGGGTGGCTGCCCTGATGCGCAGCCAGCACGCGGACTGGACCGTGCAGGAGATCCAGCAGGCCCTCGTGACGACGGGGGTGGCCCTGCCGGTTCCCTTCTACACGGACAAGACCGGCCCGTCGGGCATCAAGCGCCTCGACGCCAACGCCGCGCTCGCCCTCTCGAGCCCGCCTTCGGACCCGGCGCCCACGATCAAGCTGCTGCAGGCGGTGCCCGCCCTCGGCGGAGCGACCCTGCGCCTGGAGGCCAGCGAGCCCGTCTCCGTCGCGGTGGAGGTCTCGGAGAGCGTCGACTTCGCCGATTCCCGGACCTTCAATGGCCCGAGCAGCAAGGCGAGCTTGCCTGTTGTCGCCCTTGACGACCTGAAGGCGGGGACGACCTACTACTACCGGGTGAAGGCCACCGACCCCAAGGGCCAGGAGGCTTCCGAGACCGGTCTCACCGCTCCGCGCACCCTCAAGACCTTGCCCATCACCTACACGGGGATCAGCGTCTCCGGGGTGCCCGTCGCGCCGGGCAGCAAGGTCGCGGACGTCTACAAGATGCTCGTGCGGTGGAAGAGCAGCCGCCCGACGACGAGCAAGATCGAGCTCAGCTTCTCTCCGGACATGTCCTCGAGCGGCGTCATCACGGATTCAAATCGGGTGAGCGATCACGCGCTGACCCTGGGGAGCACGACGCCCCTCTATCCGGGCAAGAAGTATTACTATCGCCTGAGCGGGGACGACTCGCTGGGCAACGCCGTGGTGTCGCCGACGGTTGGCACCTTCACGACCTACCCGGTCTCCTACTCGGTCAAGGCCAGCTACACCCGCACCTCGATCAATCTGGAGTGGACCTCGGGGGTCGCGCTGAACACGTGGGCCGCCACCGCCTCCACGGCCGCGGGGCTGCCCGAGCCCGAGGACGGCTCGGAGCGCCAGACGACCCACGCCAAGACCTTCGAGGGCCTGGCGCCTGGCAAGACCTACTACGTCAGGATCGGCGGCTACGACGCCAACGGGTACCCCGTCACCCTGCGCGTCTTCACCGTCCCCACGGCCCGCTAG